The following DNA comes from Gordonia zhaorongruii.
GAGCAGATCTCCGCGCTCTCGCCGGGCATCGGTGCACAGGTAGAGGCGGGCGTCGGCGAGCGCGGTGCGCGGATCGTCATGCATGGTTCCAACGGTAGGCTGGGTTGCATCAAATGAACACGGGAGTCCGGGGCGCCGGGCTGAGAGTGCGATGCGGACCGTCGCTGACCGTCTGACCTGATCCGGGTAATGCCGGCGAAGGGATGCACTGTGGAACGTGAACTCTCTGTCATCGGCGGCGGTGTGATCGGGCTGTCGTGTGCGCTCGCCGCGGCCGACGCGGGCTGGGCGGTCAGCGTCTTCGACGCGGGTGCGTCGCGCCGCGCAGCGCAGGTCGCCGGCGGCATGCTCGGTTGCTTCGGCGAAGGGCATCCCGGTGAAGCCGGGCTGCTCGACATCGCAGCGGCATCGGTGGCCCGGTGGCCCGCATTCGTCGACCGGCTCGCCGATCCGGGGATCATGACCGCCCGGGACAGCCTGCTGATCGCGGCATCTGCGGCCGATCTGGCGCAACTCGACGAGCAGGTCCGCTTCGTCCGCGCCCGCATTCCGGATGCGGCCCCGCGATTGGTCCGCAGCACCGCGGCGGAACTGCGTGCGAGCGAGCCGGGGCTCGCCCGTGGGATAGCGGGCGGCTACTTCGCGGTGGGTGAGGGAGCGGTCGACAACCGCAGGCTGCTCGACGCGCTCGGGAGCACGTTGCGCGCCGCAGGCGTGCGCTTCGTCGACGCGTGCGTCGCCGATCCGGCTCAGGCTTCCGGCGATCAGGTACTGATCACCGCCGGACTGGACAGCCCTGCTGTCGCGGCGGCCGCGGGTGCCGAGGTGGCGGTGCGAGGCGAGAAGGGCGAGATCCTCCGCCTGCGCCGCACTCGGTGGTCGGTGCCGCCGCCCGGCCACGTCGTCCGGGGACGCTGGCACGGCCGAACCGTGTACCTCGTACCGCGCGCCGACGGACTGGTGCTGGGAGCGACTCAGTACGAGTCCGTCGACCACGCCGATCGCGCGCCTATCGCGGGGGGAGTGTCCGACCTGCTCGCCGACGGGGGCGAGCTCATGCCGGGACTGCGAACCTACGAGCTGGCGGAGGTCTCCGCCGGTATCCGGCCGTCCTCGGTGGACGGACTGCCCATCGTGCGGCGTCTGGACGACCGCGTCCTCGTGGCGACCGGACACGGCCGCAACGGGATAGCGCTGTCGCCGTGGACAGCCGACCGCGTACTCGAGCTTCTCGCCTGATCAGTCACCCCGAAGAAAGAGGTCCTCATGGAGTTGGTCGTCAACGGCGACGCCGTCGTGCTCGATTCGCCCGTCGACGTGCCCGGTCTGCTGGCGCACCTGGAGCTGCCCGACACCGGGGTCGCAGTCGCGGTAGACGGCGTCGTCCGTCCCAGATCCCGCTGGGCGGAGGAGCTTCCGGTGTACGCGACCATCGACGTCCTGACGGCGGTGCAGGGTGGCTGATCGACTCGTCGTCGCGGGCCGGGAGTTCGACTCGCGACTCATCATGGGGACCGGGGGAGCGGCGAATCTGGCAATGCTCGAACGTGCCCTCGTCGCATCGGGAACCGAGCTGACGACGGTGGCGATGCGGCGGGTCAATCCGGGGGCCGGGACCGGCGTGCTCGATCTGCTCCGAGCGCTCGACATCGCGATCCTGCCGAATACGGCGGGCTGCCACACGACGGCCGAAGCGGTGCTGACCGCTCAACTGGGCCGGGAGGCCGTCGAAACGAGCCTGGTGAAGCTGGAGGTGGTCGCCGACGACCGGACGCTCCTGCCCGATCCCCTCGAACTGGTCGATGCCGCGGGCGCGCTGGTCGCGGACGGATTCGACGTGCTGGCGTACACCAACGACGATCCGGTTCTCGCGCAGCGACTCGAGGACGTCGGGGTGTCCGCC
Coding sequences within:
- a CDS encoding FAD-dependent oxidoreductase — translated: MPAKGCTVERELSVIGGGVIGLSCALAAADAGWAVSVFDAGASRRAAQVAGGMLGCFGEGHPGEAGLLDIAAASVARWPAFVDRLADPGIMTARDSLLIAASAADLAQLDEQVRFVRARIPDAAPRLVRSTAAELRASEPGLARGIAGGYFAVGEGAVDNRRLLDALGSTLRAAGVRFVDACVADPAQASGDQVLITAGLDSPAVAAAAGAEVAVRGEKGEILRLRRTRWSVPPPGHVVRGRWHGRTVYLVPRADGLVLGATQYESVDHADRAPIAGGVSDLLADGGELMPGLRTYELAEVSAGIRPSSVDGLPIVRRLDDRVLVATGHGRNGIALSPWTADRVLELLA
- the thiS gene encoding sulfur carrier protein ThiS, encoding MELVVNGDAVVLDSPVDVPGLLAHLELPDTGVAVAVDGVVRPRSRWAEELPVYATIDVLTAVQGG
- a CDS encoding thiazole synthase codes for the protein MGTGGAANLAMLERALVASGTELTTVAMRRVNPGAGTGVLDLLRALDIAILPNTAGCHTTAEAVLTAQLGREAVETSLVKLEVVADDRTLLPDPLELVDAAGALVADGFDVLAYTNDDPVLAQRLEDVGVSAVMPLGSPIGTGLGISNPHNIEMIVARAGVPVILDAGVGTASDAALAMEIGCDGVLLASAVTRANNPEAMAAAMRHAVRAGRLAAGAGRIPKQFWAHASSPARDG